One genomic window of Sphingomonas ginsengisoli An et al. 2013 includes the following:
- a CDS encoding glycosyltransferase family 2 protein yields the protein MTIAVCILAKNESSSIGPTLAQLANQTLLKTSGGSTTVHVVANGCTDDTAAAAERSRDLLAKSGTALKSYDLHPGGKSRAWNRMVHDLAEPDTDFFIFCDADIEFVDERVLEEMLAKLKRRPDLEVCTGYPLKDATAKPRKNVYDKLSLALSRETRHINAIAGSLYIARAEALRAIWLPNETPAEDGFLNAMLNTDGFSQKSRPRVIEEHDRPTHYYEQLDPVAFIAHERRLIVGTIINRWIFEHLWSLSLTSPAGPLIDQMNHDDPDWVERIIRERSQAKSWLIPNAILFARLTANQNRALWRRLAFFPLALAGTMMTILPAVSANRRLKAAGASSVW from the coding sequence GTGACCATCGCCGTCTGCATCCTGGCGAAGAACGAATCTTCGTCTATCGGGCCGACGCTTGCGCAGCTCGCAAACCAGACGCTGCTGAAGACGTCCGGCGGATCGACCACGGTGCACGTCGTGGCGAATGGCTGTACCGATGATACCGCGGCGGCAGCCGAGCGGTCGCGCGACCTCTTGGCGAAGAGCGGCACCGCGCTCAAAAGCTACGACCTTCACCCGGGCGGGAAGAGCCGTGCGTGGAACCGCATGGTTCATGACCTGGCCGAACCCGACACCGACTTCTTCATTTTTTGCGACGCCGACATCGAGTTCGTCGATGAGCGGGTGCTCGAGGAGATGCTGGCCAAGCTCAAGCGCCGGCCCGACCTTGAGGTGTGCACCGGATATCCTCTCAAGGACGCCACGGCCAAGCCCCGCAAGAATGTCTACGACAAACTGTCCCTCGCGCTGTCGCGCGAGACGAGGCACATCAACGCGATCGCTGGCTCGCTGTACATTGCCAGAGCCGAGGCATTGCGGGCCATCTGGCTGCCGAATGAAACCCCTGCTGAGGACGGTTTCCTCAATGCCATGCTCAACACGGACGGATTTTCACAGAAGAGCCGGCCACGGGTAATCGAGGAGCACGATCGACCAACCCATTATTACGAGCAACTCGATCCGGTGGCCTTTATCGCCCACGAGCGACGGTTGATCGTCGGCACGATCATCAACCGCTGGATCTTTGAGCATTTGTGGAGCTTGAGTCTCACTTCGCCGGCCGGGCCACTTATCGACCAAATGAACCATGATGATCCCGACTGGGTGGAGCGCATCATCCGCGAGCGGTCGCAAGCGAAAAGCTGGCTGATCCCCAACGCCATTCTGTTCGCGAGGCTCACCGCCAATCAGAACCGGGCGCTGTGGCGACGACTGGCGTTTTTCCCGCTAGCGCTGGCCGGCACCATGATGACCATTTTGCCTGCCGTGTCTGCCAACAGGCGGCTCAAGGCCGCGGGCGCGTCGTCGGTCTGGTGA
- a CDS encoding O-antigen ligase family protein: MKWPVLFLFILAGPAIMAWLRTNPPRAHLAWSALSFLPFVIAPWHLSVAPYATPGWSGYVKGWEFSLLDAVAIGVLFGTRGPRPKLKFLLPFLAYFVAVFFALFQARFFNLALGYPLQLARVGLVLLAASRVAMMERGERAILVGLIAGITVQALYAIAARAGGALQTGGSLGHQNLLGFVSHMVLIPSFGMLLAGRWPKPALLGSIAGLIVVSLTASRATIAIAGAGLVLTLLISLVVRMTARKAAVGMLGILLLGLSAPLAYEALQRRAAVQNINLLDGDAERIAFETAAKAMLAAKPMGVGPNHYVFIANTEGYNERAGVNWAVGNRNANVHNSYLLVAAETGYLGLATMVLLLASSIWLAFSTAIKFRREPGAEVLIGVGVGLLAIVAHGFAEWMFLVFPVQYVFACSLGLIVGMRSRFLAKRERERRHQQMVRSLGSLTPAPSEGRLLPA, translated from the coding sequence GTGAAGTGGCCGGTTCTATTTCTGTTCATTCTCGCCGGGCCGGCCATCATGGCCTGGCTCAGGACGAACCCGCCACGCGCACATCTAGCTTGGTCGGCCCTCTCATTCCTGCCTTTCGTTATCGCTCCTTGGCACTTGTCGGTCGCGCCCTATGCCACGCCGGGCTGGTCGGGATACGTCAAGGGCTGGGAATTTTCACTGCTCGACGCCGTCGCCATCGGCGTCCTCTTCGGAACGCGCGGGCCACGGCCCAAATTAAAATTCCTGCTGCCGTTCCTTGCCTATTTCGTGGCCGTATTCTTCGCATTGTTCCAGGCGCGATTCTTCAACCTCGCGCTAGGCTATCCCCTTCAATTGGCCCGCGTCGGTCTTGTTCTTTTGGCCGCGTCGCGTGTTGCCATGATGGAACGGGGCGAGCGCGCCATCCTGGTCGGCCTGATCGCCGGCATTACCGTACAAGCACTTTACGCGATCGCGGCCCGCGCCGGCGGCGCGTTGCAGACCGGTGGCTCGCTCGGCCACCAGAACCTGCTCGGCTTCGTGTCGCACATGGTGTTGATCCCTTCGTTCGGCATGCTTCTGGCGGGTCGTTGGCCCAAGCCGGCGCTGCTTGGCTCAATCGCGGGCCTCATCGTCGTGTCGCTGACCGCTTCTCGTGCTACCATCGCGATCGCGGGGGCGGGCCTCGTTCTTACGCTTTTGATTTCTTTGGTGGTGCGGATGACGGCCCGCAAGGCAGCCGTCGGCATGCTCGGCATCCTGCTCCTCGGATTGAGCGCTCCGCTTGCCTATGAGGCCCTGCAACGCCGCGCGGCGGTCCAGAACATCAACCTGCTCGACGGTGACGCCGAGCGGATCGCTTTCGAGACGGCGGCGAAAGCCATGCTGGCGGCGAAGCCGATGGGGGTCGGGCCAAACCATTACGTCTTCATTGCCAATACTGAGGGCTATAATGAACGCGCGGGGGTGAATTGGGCTGTCGGCAATCGGAACGCCAACGTCCATAATAGTTACCTGCTGGTCGCCGCGGAAACTGGGTATCTCGGCCTGGCAACCATGGTCCTGCTGCTCGCCTCATCGATCTGGCTAGCTTTCTCGACCGCCATAAAATTCCGACGCGAGCCAGGTGCCGAGGTGTTGATTGGCGTCGGCGTTGGCCTGCTTGCCATCGTCGCGCACGGTTTTGCTGAGTGGATGTTCTTGGTCTTTCCGGTCCAATATGTGTTCGCCTGCTCGCTCGGCCTGATCGTCGGCATGCGCAGTCGCTTCCTGGCGAAGCGCGAGCGCGAGCGCCGCCACCAGCAGATGGTTAGGAGCCTCGGTTCCCTGACCCCCGCTCCGTCGGAAGGACGATTGCTGCCGGCCTGA
- a CDS encoding oligosaccharide flippase family protein: MSVRLSLFWSYLAQISGFVITFGSTIVVARLVSPRDFGIFAMATAVTTVINVFMQFGLAKYLMREAEITRELLRSLFTVNVLLSLFYVAAILVGAVTAEHFVGSQDVGRFLYVFALFPLFAMMEFIPEAICSRDGRFGVISLLSIVRAIVIAVTTLFFAWNGYAFLSFAWAQVFAWAVTATCFNVLVWRPDAWRLRFKGIREILHFGSQMIGIRGLAQLGTRGGEMALGSLLGLTSLGLYSRASSLPNTLFNNVFGAAGNVIYSRMSLELRETGQFHQTYIRFMRLLLGIMWPMMFGLAVLSKPAINLLYGAKWQPAAEPLSFLALATAVTIALGLVPEVFILRHQTKQQFGIETVRTIAGLSMFVLGAFVGLTAAAGAKLAEAVLALALYRRPLNRMLEGPNHVLAKMYGESFGLGLIAALPSLLLMIWTRFSASTSLIAIAGAVALGGLLWSTALWRLRHPLALEVIGLIKRRR, from the coding sequence ATGTCAGTCCGGCTATCCCTGTTCTGGAGCTACCTCGCGCAGATTAGTGGGTTCGTAATCACCTTTGGCTCGACCATCGTGGTCGCGAGGCTGGTAAGCCCACGGGATTTCGGCATCTTCGCCATGGCGACGGCAGTCACCACCGTGATCAACGTCTTCATGCAGTTCGGGCTCGCCAAATATCTGATGCGCGAAGCCGAGATCACACGCGAGTTGCTGCGCTCGCTGTTCACGGTCAACGTCCTGCTCAGCCTGTTTTACGTGGCCGCGATCCTGGTCGGGGCAGTCACCGCCGAGCATTTTGTCGGCTCGCAGGATGTCGGGCGCTTTCTCTACGTTTTCGCCTTATTTCCCTTATTCGCCATGATGGAATTCATCCCGGAGGCGATTTGCTCACGCGACGGTCGCTTCGGAGTAATATCTCTTCTGTCGATCGTCCGGGCGATCGTGATCGCCGTCACCACGCTGTTCTTCGCGTGGAATGGATATGCGTTTCTAAGTTTCGCGTGGGCGCAGGTTTTTGCGTGGGCGGTAACGGCGACCTGCTTCAACGTTCTGGTCTGGCGTCCTGACGCCTGGCGCTTGAGATTCAAGGGCATCCGCGAAATCTTACATTTCGGGTCACAGATGATCGGTATTCGGGGCCTTGCGCAGCTCGGGACCCGCGGGGGTGAGATGGCGCTGGGCTCGCTGCTCGGCTTGACCAGCCTGGGGCTTTATTCGCGCGCCTCAAGCCTGCCTAATACCCTTTTCAACAACGTCTTCGGCGCCGCTGGCAACGTCATCTATTCGCGGATGTCACTTGAGTTGCGCGAGACTGGGCAGTTCCACCAGACCTACATCCGCTTCATGCGATTGCTGCTGGGGATCATGTGGCCGATGATGTTCGGCCTGGCAGTGCTCTCAAAGCCGGCCATCAATCTGCTTTACGGTGCGAAATGGCAGCCGGCTGCCGAGCCGCTTTCCTTTCTTGCGCTTGCGACCGCTGTGACGATCGCTTTGGGACTGGTCCCTGAAGTCTTCATCTTGCGGCATCAGACCAAACAGCAGTTCGGGATTGAGACCGTGCGAACCATCGCCGGGCTCTCGATGTTCGTGCTCGGCGCGTTCGTCGGCCTGACGGCGGCGGCCGGAGCCAAGCTCGCGGAGGCCGTGCTCGCACTCGCGCTTTACCGACGCCCCCTCAATCGGATGCTCGAAGGCCCGAACCACGTCCTCGCGAAGATGTATGGGGAAAGCTTTGGCCTAGGGCTGATCGCCGCCCTCCCCTCGCTGCTACTGATGATTTGGACCCGATTCTCCGCGAGTACGTCGCTTATTGCCATCGCAGGGGCGGTCGCGCTCGGTGGCCTGCTGTGGTCGACCGCACTTTGGCGCCTCCGCCATCCACTTGCGCTGGAAGTCATCGGGCTCATTAAGCGTCGTCGTTAA
- a CDS encoding PEPxxWA-CTERM sorting domain-containing protein, with the protein MNALVRKAAIGAVFAIAAFAATPASATVEVGSNVGCSTAPVAPPADKCAGYFTGNTFNNSGASVAQQQSAIDSLIGAGNYTVNYNALVSAGNVFSTSTDANAFAHLQTALASLSGNVILGIHWGNVPESGNIPYGNVSGVYLWNSATLGTLNLTSSSGFSDAVIYRATPAVPEPATWALMLMGFGGMGVAMRRRRSANALPQMA; encoded by the coding sequence ATGAATGCACTCGTTCGGAAGGCCGCCATCGGCGCGGTCTTCGCCATCGCGGCGTTTGCCGCCACGCCTGCCTCGGCGACGGTTGAGGTCGGATCCAATGTCGGCTGCTCGACGGCTCCCGTGGCACCGCCCGCCGATAAGTGCGCGGGCTATTTCACCGGCAACACCTTCAACAACTCGGGCGCGAGCGTTGCTCAGCAGCAATCGGCGATCGATTCGCTGATCGGAGCGGGCAACTACACCGTCAATTATAACGCGCTCGTGTCGGCGGGTAACGTCTTCTCGACCAGCACCGATGCCAACGCCTTCGCTCACCTCCAGACGGCTCTGGCGAGCCTGAGCGGCAATGTCATCCTCGGTATCCACTGGGGCAATGTGCCGGAAAGCGGCAACATCCCGTACGGCAACGTCTCGGGCGTTTACCTGTGGAACAGCGCCACGCTCGGCACGCTCAACCTGACCAGCTCGTCGGGCTTCTCGGATGCGGTGATCTATCGCGCCACCCCGGCGGTGCCGGAGCCGGCGACCTGGGCGCTGATGTTGATGGGCTTCGGTGGCATGGGCGTCGCGATGCGCCGGCGCCGTTCGGCGAACGCGCTTCCGCAGATGGCTTAA
- a CDS encoding cell wall hydrolase, whose amino-acid sequence MLELETMTGARHLQLDAATPMPPIRPVRARRRRWLAIALAGAGTAVIAAAALWWTKPWQPTANSPAGGSSDTLTTAAPAGPLPALPPPDLLRPLTPEDAVALNAERPLVKRPDSPAAAFRLSGDAINKLRAVDCMTQAVYYEAASEGVEGGRAVAQVVLNRMRHPGYPNSVCGVVYQGSPRPTGCQFTFTCDGSLARIPAGYLWTRSRLIASEALAGRVFAPVGHATHYHANYVVPYWADSLDKVAVIGRHIFYRLRGTNGSGAAFSQRYAGAEPLPPPPPSATDIVEQGLDSLAPPVAIDPNLPPAAKVAEDQVKQLEVAPKPAAEQSTLQADLARGQLILGEPGTAASSPKKKSAAAAPDCGSGGVTRVKAVGANDLSAVVSKTSC is encoded by the coding sequence ATGCTCGAGCTCGAAACCATGACCGGGGCACGGCACCTGCAATTGGACGCCGCCACACCGATGCCGCCCATACGTCCTGTGCGTGCGCGCCGCCGCCGGTGGCTGGCCATCGCGCTGGCCGGGGCGGGTACCGCGGTAATTGCTGCCGCGGCGCTGTGGTGGACCAAGCCTTGGCAACCGACAGCGAACTCGCCTGCCGGCGGCAGCAGCGATACACTGACCACGGCGGCTCCGGCGGGACCGTTGCCGGCCCTGCCGCCACCAGACCTGCTGCGTCCGCTTACTCCCGAGGATGCGGTCGCGCTCAACGCCGAGCGCCCGCTGGTCAAGCGACCCGACTCGCCGGCGGCGGCGTTTCGCCTGTCGGGCGACGCCATCAACAAGCTGCGCGCGGTCGATTGCATGACCCAAGCGGTCTATTACGAAGCGGCGTCGGAAGGGGTCGAGGGGGGCCGTGCGGTCGCGCAGGTGGTGCTCAACCGGATGCGCCACCCTGGCTACCCGAACAGCGTTTGCGGGGTCGTCTATCAAGGCAGCCCGCGGCCAACCGGCTGCCAGTTCACCTTCACCTGCGACGGGTCGCTGGCGCGGATCCCGGCCGGCTATCTGTGGACGCGGTCGCGGCTGATCGCGAGCGAGGCGTTGGCCGGGCGCGTGTTCGCGCCGGTCGGGCACGCCACTCATTATCACGCCAATTACGTGGTGCCTTACTGGGCCGATTCGCTCGACAAGGTGGCGGTCATCGGCCGGCACATATTTTATCGCCTGCGCGGCACAAATGGGTCGGGAGCAGCTTTCAGCCAACGCTATGCCGGCGCCGAGCCGCTGCCGCCACCGCCACCATCCGCGACCGACATCGTTGAACAGGGCCTTGATTCGCTGGCACCGCCGGTCGCGATCGATCCGAACCTGCCGCCGGCGGCGAAGGTCGCCGAGGATCAGGTTAAACAGTTGGAGGTGGCGCCCAAGCCGGCTGCCGAGCAATCGACGCTGCAGGCTGATTTGGCGCGCGGCCAGCTGATCCTGGGCGAACCCGGAACTGCTGCTTCGTCGCCGAAGAAGAAAAGCGCGGCCGCCGCGCCGGATTGCGGCAGTGGCGGCGTCACCCGAGTGAAAGCAGTTGGGGCTAACGATCTCAGCGCCGTGGTCAGTAAGACGAGCTGCTGA
- a CDS encoding WecB/TagA/CpsF family glycosyltransferase, translated as MEQVLARMAAVTSESPYGYVVTPNVDHVVQLDTAPDRLALRRVFAQATLSVCDSRVLNRLGRLRRVALPVVPGSDLTVRLFDETVQPGDLIAVVGGDSALVTELQRRFPQVLFAHHRPPMGLRHDGEARSVAAAFVARTKARFTLLAIGSPQQELVAAEVRNWPEAVGMALCIGASLEFITGRQRRAPKAMQRLSLEWAFRLFSNPRRLWRRYLVEGPHVFRMALRERRRG; from the coding sequence ATGGAGCAGGTCCTCGCGCGGATGGCCGCGGTCACGAGCGAGAGCCCGTACGGCTATGTGGTGACGCCCAACGTCGACCATGTCGTCCAGCTCGATACCGCACCGGACCGGCTGGCGCTAAGGAGGGTATTTGCGCAAGCGACCCTCTCGGTGTGCGACAGCCGGGTGCTGAATCGTCTCGGCAGGTTGCGCCGCGTTGCTTTGCCGGTGGTTCCCGGCAGCGACCTTACGGTTCGACTTTTCGACGAAACGGTCCAGCCGGGTGACCTAATCGCCGTGGTCGGCGGCGATTCCGCGCTGGTTACGGAGTTGCAACGGCGTTTCCCGCAAGTGTTGTTTGCGCACCACCGGCCACCGATGGGCCTTCGACATGACGGCGAGGCTCGCTCGGTCGCCGCGGCATTCGTCGCGCGAACAAAGGCAAGGTTCACGTTGCTGGCAATCGGGTCGCCGCAGCAGGAACTGGTCGCCGCCGAAGTCAGGAATTGGCCCGAAGCAGTTGGCATGGCGCTATGCATCGGCGCGTCCCTCGAATTCATCACCGGGCGGCAGCGCCGGGCGCCGAAGGCAATGCAGCGCCTCAGCCTCGAATGGGCTTTTCGCCTATTTTCAAACCCTCGCCGCCTGTGGCGTCGCTACCTCGTCGAAGGTCCGCACGTGTTCCGGATGGCTTTGCGCGAACGGCGGCGTGGCTGA
- a CDS encoding exopolysaccharide biosynthesis polyprenyl glycosylphosphotransferase → MDTSVRFTSNIVGPLLFLRDILSCALAVPIALFFYDRLVGASLVPSVHLFAGTCMIGTFVLLRASKDSYLQNLFTISERGDSAVFDALLAGLVATALVFLSGMVDGFSRGMSSLYLVTTVALLAASRPVFRSILSRLARREVIGQRIAFYGADGDSIEAIRRVLGTSGLAHLRFVGFADDRPKLKSIDQLPFLGGSDELADMARRGQVDQVLISVRNLPAERLHEIMDRLSSVCVDISLIPDQAVDLAPDYRVRLLGALPVLTLWQRPWRDVSGMVKRLEDLLLSSIALILLSPIMLGTALLIRLTSPGPILFVQPRVGFNNEVIHVFKFRSMYADRSDLEGHQTTTRADPRITPVGRVLRRLSIDELPQLLNVFNGDMSMVGPRPHATHMRVGDLYYQEAVKGYAGRHRVKPGITGLAQVKGLRGEIRTMERAKRRVELDQEYITRWSVGLDIWILFLTVRAVFLDSDAY, encoded by the coding sequence ATGGATACGAGCGTTCGCTTCACATCCAATATCGTTGGCCCGCTCCTGTTCCTGCGCGACATCCTGAGTTGCGCGCTGGCAGTCCCGATTGCGCTGTTTTTCTACGATCGGCTGGTCGGCGCTTCGCTGGTGCCCTCGGTCCACCTGTTCGCCGGCACCTGCATGATCGGCACTTTCGTCCTGCTGCGGGCGAGCAAAGACAGCTACCTCCAGAATCTGTTCACCATCAGCGAACGCGGCGACAGCGCGGTGTTCGATGCCCTGCTGGCAGGTCTGGTAGCGACCGCTTTGGTCTTCCTTTCCGGGATGGTCGACGGCTTCTCGCGCGGCATGAGCTCGCTCTATCTGGTCACGACGGTCGCGTTGCTGGCGGCATCGCGACCGGTCTTCCGTTCCATCCTCAGCCGGCTTGCCCGCCGAGAGGTGATCGGCCAGCGGATTGCCTTCTACGGCGCCGACGGGGATTCGATCGAGGCGATCCGGCGGGTGCTCGGGACGAGCGGGCTGGCGCATCTTCGTTTCGTCGGGTTCGCCGACGACCGGCCAAAGCTTAAAAGCATCGACCAACTCCCGTTCCTGGGTGGCAGCGACGAACTCGCCGACATGGCGCGTCGGGGCCAGGTCGACCAGGTCCTCATCAGTGTGCGCAACCTGCCTGCAGAGCGGCTCCACGAGATCATGGACCGCCTGAGCTCGGTCTGTGTCGACATTTCCCTGATCCCCGACCAGGCGGTCGACCTTGCCCCCGACTATCGCGTCCGATTGCTCGGCGCACTGCCGGTGCTGACCCTGTGGCAGCGCCCATGGCGCGACGTCAGCGGGATGGTGAAGCGCCTCGAGGACCTCCTGTTGTCGAGCATCGCGCTGATTCTGCTGTCGCCGATCATGCTGGGCACCGCCCTGCTCATCCGCCTGACCAGCCCCGGGCCGATCCTATTCGTGCAGCCGCGCGTAGGCTTCAACAACGAGGTCATCCACGTCTTCAAGTTCCGCTCGATGTATGCCGATCGGAGCGACCTCGAGGGTCATCAGACGACGACCCGCGCCGATCCGCGGATCACCCCAGTGGGTCGGGTGCTCCGCCGGCTCAGCATCGACGAGCTGCCGCAACTCCTGAACGTGTTCAACGGCGACATGTCGATGGTCGGCCCGCGCCCGCACGCCACGCACATGCGGGTCGGCGACCTCTACTATCAAGAGGCGGTCAAGGGGTATGCGGGGCGCCACCGCGTCAAGCCGGGGATCACCGGACTGGCGCAGGTCAAGGGCCTGCGCGGCGAGATTCGCACGATGGAACGAGCCAAGCGCCGGGTCGAACTCGACCAGGAATATATCACCCGCTGGTCGGTCGGCCTCGACATCTGGATCCTGTTCCTGACGGTGCGGGCGGTCTTCCTGGACAGCGATGCCTACTGA
- a CDS encoding tetratricopeptide repeat protein, which translates to MAASLLLGGCNSRAAKTQTAYSQYQTALAQGDLKAIRKALLALVAADDTQADAWVELGKVQVQLGDLGAAFNAFQRAYELNRADPTVLGFLTQISLRAGQLDQADQYARELELVNASDPAVPLTHGYVALRRGDLEEADKQAGIILAANNFDPSGRVLRSRVLLQGGKADQAVALLREQIQAQPSDQLSLRALLSLFEFREQWADAAPVARLLLNWVPKDQDVRRRLILAEIRAGKPQAALPDLAAGLEQASPQDTSALLEPWLATGQAKLALPVALKAGESAPPDKKTAVANFILRAGEPKLAGDLVADMATEPVTAANINANAIYATAIGLLGQSQPAMQRLNEALALDGGNVAALRGRAVLRSKAGQHQGAIEDAQKLVAADRGVADSRMLLANIYVAAGQPDAAKRTLWDGFHDIPADQSIYRALQVFVQRTDGPGAAQSLTEEYNDQRNDAMIRSFA; encoded by the coding sequence GTGGCCGCAAGCCTGTTGCTCGGGGGCTGCAACTCCCGCGCCGCGAAGACCCAAACGGCTTACAGCCAATATCAGACTGCGCTCGCGCAGGGTGACCTCAAGGCCATCCGCAAGGCGCTGCTGGCGCTGGTCGCCGCCGACGACACGCAGGCCGACGCCTGGGTCGAGCTGGGCAAAGTCCAGGTTCAGCTGGGCGATCTCGGAGCGGCCTTTAACGCGTTCCAGCGGGCCTATGAGCTAAACCGAGCAGACCCGACCGTGCTTGGATTTCTCACTCAGATTTCCCTCCGAGCGGGGCAGCTCGACCAGGCCGATCAATATGCGCGCGAGCTCGAATTGGTGAATGCGAGTGATCCCGCGGTTCCACTGACCCATGGATATGTGGCGTTGCGGCGCGGCGATCTTGAGGAAGCCGACAAGCAGGCCGGGATCATTCTTGCCGCCAACAATTTCGATCCCAGTGGTCGAGTGCTTCGGTCGCGGGTCCTGCTGCAGGGCGGTAAAGCGGATCAGGCAGTGGCGCTGCTGCGCGAGCAAATCCAGGCGCAGCCGTCCGACCAACTCAGCCTGCGTGCGCTGCTGAGCCTGTTCGAGTTCCGCGAGCAGTGGGCCGATGCGGCTCCAGTCGCCCGGCTGCTGCTCAACTGGGTGCCCAAGGACCAAGACGTCCGCCGTCGGCTGATCCTCGCCGAAATTCGCGCAGGCAAGCCACAGGCGGCGCTGCCCGACCTCGCCGCCGGACTTGAGCAGGCCTCGCCGCAGGACACGTCGGCGCTCCTCGAGCCGTGGCTGGCGACCGGACAGGCCAAGCTGGCGTTGCCGGTAGCGCTCAAGGCGGGGGAGTCTGCGCCGCCCGACAAAAAGACGGCGGTCGCCAATTTCATCCTGCGTGCGGGCGAGCCGAAGCTGGCCGGCGACCTCGTCGCCGACATGGCGACCGAACCGGTCACCGCCGCCAACATCAACGCGAATGCGATTTATGCGACCGCGATCGGGCTGCTCGGGCAGTCTCAGCCGGCAATGCAACGGCTAAATGAAGCGCTGGCGCTCGATGGGGGCAATGTTGCTGCGCTGCGCGGCCGTGCTGTGCTGCGGAGCAAGGCCGGCCAGCACCAAGGGGCCATCGAGGATGCGCAAAAGCTGGTCGCAGCCGACCGCGGGGTGGCGGACTCGCGCATGCTGCTCGCGAATATTTATGTTGCCGCTGGGCAACCCGATGCGGCGAAAAGGACACTTTGGGATGGATTTCATGACATCCCCGCCGACCAAAGCATTTACCGGGCGTTACAAGTCTTCGTGCAACGGACCGATGGACCTGGGGCAGCACAGTCGCTCACGGAAGAGTATAATGACCAGCGGAACGACGCGATGATTCGGAGCTTCGCATGA
- a CDS encoding polysaccharide biosynthesis/export family protein, translating into MAVGGVAETAHAQASAAVPGVAYRINPGDELDILVWGDERLQRSVRVLPDGTFAFPLVGQVVAAGRLPVELEKIITLGLQPQYRGQVPQVTVSVKNPSGFQFSVIGKVKGPGTFTPGRYVNALEALSIAGGPTEFADLNNIRIIRKVGEGLTTIRIGLGNAIKGSGARLTPAENPQILSGDTLVVP; encoded by the coding sequence ATGGCGGTCGGCGGCGTTGCCGAAACTGCTCACGCCCAAGCGTCGGCGGCCGTGCCCGGCGTTGCCTACCGCATCAATCCGGGCGACGAGCTCGATATCCTGGTATGGGGTGACGAACGGCTGCAACGCTCCGTTCGCGTGCTCCCCGACGGCACCTTCGCTTTTCCCTTGGTCGGCCAAGTCGTCGCCGCGGGTCGCCTTCCGGTCGAGCTGGAGAAGATCATCACCCTCGGCCTCCAGCCGCAATATCGCGGCCAGGTCCCGCAGGTCACCGTGTCGGTCAAAAACCCGTCCGGCTTCCAGTTTTCAGTGATCGGCAAGGTAAAGGGCCCCGGCACCTTCACTCCCGGTCGCTATGTCAACGCGCTCGAGGCGCTGAGCATTGCCGGTGGCCCGACCGAATTTGCCGACCTCAACAACATCCGCATCATTCGCAAGGTCGGTGAAGGTCTCACCACCATTCGCATCGGTCTCGGCAATGCGATCAAGGGCAGCGGTGCGCGGCTGACCCCAGCCGAAAATCCCCAGATCCTCAGCGGCGATACCTTGGTGGTCCCATGA